TTTTAATCATGATAGTCTCCTGAAGATCATGAGAAACAACTGTGAATCATGTGAATCACCTGTGAATCAATAGACTAGCGTTCACCGTTCATCAACGCGGCTGGACAGAGCGATCGCACTTCATCATCCACAATGCGGTAATACCGACAAATGCCAACCCGCCGACATGCCACTACCCCTGCAACCTTGAGCAATTGTAAATGCTTGGATACATTCGCCTGATGTAACCCTGTCAGTGTACAGATGTCGCTGACGTTGCGTTCCCCCTGACAAATGACCGATAGAATGCGTAACCGACTGGGTTCGCTTAATAGTCGGAATCTTTCCGCCCAACTATCAAAGGGTTGGTCATCCGGATCAAAGGGAGTGGTCGGTTGATGGGGTGAAGGTGTCATATGCCTGTAGGTCTAGAAAACATGGCAACGAGCGGGATTAGGGGAAAGTCAATTAATTCACGAGCGATCGCGAATCTGGGGTTTTACTATTGGCGATCGCTGGTATATCTTTCAGCATTTTCAAACCAAATAGAGTGCGAAGTCCTAACCGCTCAAACCAGGGCATACCCACACCTAACCGAATTTTCGTCATAAAGTATTCCTCAAAGGCAGCTTTTACCCAAACGACCCAAGGGCCACGAACCGCATAGGAGTATTTGCGCTGACCCGTCTCTGGATCGGGCAGCACAGGGGCAGCAATGTAGGCAATGCCTGTATCGCCAAATTCCGCAAAACAAAGCGCTTCCAGAGTCGGAATTTTCAGGCTGCTGTCAATCGCGCCTAGTTCCACGGCGATGTTGTGAGCCGCAGCCGTCGCCATTGCCTCTGCCATTTGTCCACTTTTCGGTAATCCAATCGGAACGGGTGTTTTGTCGGGTTGCGCTAATTTCACACTGACGCCAACCGCATAGATGTTTTCAAAGCTTGCGTGTTGCTGGGTCGGCAAGATCGGAATAAAGCTACGCTCATCACCGAGTTCGGGAACATCGCGAATGAATTGCGCACCCTTAAATGCAGGCAAAATCATCGAGTATGCAAAGGGCAACCGACGACCATCCGAGAGCACAACGGTATCGGGTTCTATAGAGGCGATCGCTGCATTATCAATCACCTCAATTCCCCGTTTGTTCATCAGGTCTGCGGTCAATTTTTGAGCATGTTTGACTCCCGCAACGCCCAAGTGACCCGCATAGGGTTCGGGGGTCACATAGGTCATCGAAACCTTGTCTCGCAATCCTCGGCGGCGCAGTTCGTGATCGGCAATCAGCGCAAACTCATAGGCTGGGCCAAAACATCCCGCTCCCGGAGCCGCCCCAATGACAATCGGGCCAGGATGCTCTAGAAACTCTAACCATGCCTGTCGAGCGTCCAGTGCGTGGGCAGGTGTACAAACAGACTGTGTATATCCCCCGTGGGGGCCAAGTCCGGGAATCGCTTCCAGGTCAAGGGATGCGCCTGTGGCAATTAAAAGATAGTCATACTCCAGCGGTTCATCCTGTCCCTCAACGGTTAACGTACGGTGCTTTGGATCGAGGGCAGTCACTTTTCCCGAAACCCAATTTAGTCCATGACGCTGAGCTAGAGTCGCTAAATCAAGCTGAATGTGATGTAGCGGCTTTAAATCGAGCGCGACTTGAATCAGTCCAGGAATAAAGGTAAATTCTGGCTTTTCAGAAACTAGCGTGACCGTATGTTTCTGGTGAAGAAGATGCCGTAGTTCATACGCAGCGGGCAAACCTCCTAATCCAGCTCCAATTACAACAATATTTGCCATTGCGTTTTAATCCTTCTCGAAATGTATGCTGAAGAGTCCATCTAGCACCCCCCAATGATGGCTGAGGGGGGAGTTATGCGCTGGGAGTTAATTACGCCAAGATTTCTGAAACTCACACTATGTCCTGTGATCTGTGGGGAAATCTTTCGCCACCAATGGAACGTCGCTAGATTTTATTCTACTTATTAGTAATATAATCATATTTAGGATTAAAGTGGTGTCTGTCAACCCAGTATTTATGCTTATTTTGCTTGGTGTAGAACGAACACGAACGGTATAGGCAGACCTAGTGGGATAAATTCGGAACCCTGAAATCACTCAGGCATCAAGGCTTTGAGATAAATTTTGGAAAATACTTGATTATTTTACTATCTAGTTATTTAATAATAGAATAAGGCATCCGTTGCTTTGAGATTCGATACATTGCTTGACTGTTCGTAAGGATTTTTGGTTATGTACCACTTCAGTAAGGTTGTTGGCGTCTCTTTTGATGAGGCGATCGCCCAAGTTACCGAG
The Synechococcales cyanobacterium T60_A2020_003 genome window above contains:
- a CDS encoding winged helix-turn-helix transcriptional regulator, which gives rise to MTPSPHQPTTPFDPDDQPFDSWAERFRLLSEPSRLRILSVICQGERNVSDICTLTGLHQANVSKHLQLLKVAGVVACRRVGICRYYRIVDDEVRSLCPAALMNGER
- a CDS encoding FAD-dependent oxidoreductase, with amino-acid sequence MANIVVIGAGLGGLPAAYELRHLLHQKHTVTLVSEKPEFTFIPGLIQVALDLKPLHHIQLDLATLAQRHGLNWVSGKVTALDPKHRTLTVEGQDEPLEYDYLLIATGASLDLEAIPGLGPHGGYTQSVCTPAHALDARQAWLEFLEHPGPIVIGAAPGAGCFGPAYEFALIADHELRRRGLRDKVSMTYVTPEPYAGHLGVAGVKHAQKLTADLMNKRGIEVIDNAAIASIEPDTVVLSDGRRLPFAYSMILPAFKGAQFIRDVPELGDERSFIPILPTQQHASFENIYAVGVSVKLAQPDKTPVPIGLPKSGQMAEAMATAAAHNIAVELGAIDSSLKIPTLEALCFAEFGDTGIAYIAAPVLPDPETGQRKYSYAVRGPWVVWVKAAFEEYFMTKIRLGVGMPWFERLGLRTLFGLKMLKDIPAIANSKTPDSRSLVN